From the genome of Brachyhypopomus gauderio isolate BG-103 chromosome 20, BGAUD_0.2, whole genome shotgun sequence, one region includes:
- the LOC143484187 gene encoding cytochrome P450 3A30-like, giving the protein MGFFWVFSAETWALLILFLSLVVLYGYWPHSVFARLGIPGPKPLPFIGNMLEYKKGFQYFDFECFKKYGRIWGIYDARQPVLSIMDKEMIKTILVKECYSLFTNRRDFRLSGPLYDAVSLVKDDDWRRIRGVLSPSFTSGRLKEMFGIMKTHSRSLVQNLEKTSKREEAADIKEFFGAYSMDVVTSTAFSVDIDSLNNPEDLFVTNIKKMLKFNLLNPLFLAVALFPFITPLLEKMDFAFFPTSMADFFYASLQKIKSERKVTNLKTRVDFMQLMIDSQKSENDENNMRKGLNDHEILSQSMIFIFAGYETTSATLTFFFYNMTTNPETMKKLQEEIDQTFPDKAPVQYDAVMNMDYLDAALNESLRLYPVAARLERVCKKTVEINGCTIPKDAVVMIPIYSLHRDPEYWPDPDTFNPERFTKGNKELIDPYVFMPFGAGPRNCIGMRFAMMSMKLAIVEILQSFDVNVCAETKVPMELGVTALLAPKDTVKLKFTPRRHSTTELSNNYVNS; this is encoded by the exons ATGGGTTTCTTTTGGGTGTTCTCTGCTGAAACATGGGCCCTTCTGATACTGTTTCTGAGCCTGGTAGTTCT ATATGGATATTGGCCCCACAGTGTTTTTGCCAGGCTGGGAATTCCTGGTCCTAAACCTTTACCGTTCATTGGAAACATGTTAGAATATAAGAAG GGTTTCCAATATTTTGATTTTGAGTGCTTTAAGAAATATGGAAGAATATGGGG TATATATGATGCCAGGCAGCCTGTGTTGAGCATCATGGACAAAGAGATGATCAAAACCATCCTGGTCAAAGAATGCTACTCCCTTTTCACCAATAGAAGA GATTTCCGTCTGAGCGGGCCATTGTATGACGCTGTGTCCCTCGTCAAGGACGACGACTGGAGAAGAATCCGGGGTGTCCTGTCCCCCTCTTTCACCAGCGGGAGACTGAAGGAG ATGTTTGGGATCATGAAGACACACTCCCGCTCTCTAGTTCAAAATCTAGAGAAAACATCAAAGCGCGAGGAAGCAGCAGACATTAAGGA ATTCTTTGGAGCCTACAGTATGGATGTGGTAACTAGCACAGCGTTCAGTGTTGATATCGATTCCCTCAACAACCCTGAGGACCTCTTTGTAACCAACATCAAGAAGATGCTGAAATTCAACTTACTCAACCCACTCTTCCTTGCTGTTG CTCTGTTTCCCTTCATCACACCTCTACTGGAGAAAATGGATTTCGCTTTCTTTCCAACTTCAATGGCTGATTTCTTCTACGCCTCTTTACAAAAGATCAAGTCTGAACGAAAAGTCACAAACCTTAAG ACACGAGTGGACTTCATGCAGCTGATGATTGATTCTCAGAAGTCAGAAAATGATGAAAACAACATGCGCAAAG GTCTGAATGATCATGAGATCCTGTCCCAGTCGATGATCTTCATCTTTGCTGGCTACGAGACGACTAGTGCTACACTGACCTTCTTCTTCTACAACATGACCACCAACCCAGAAACCATGAAAAAACTCCAGGAGGAGATTGACCAAACCTTCCCAGACAAG GCTCCAGTTCAGTATGATGCAGTGATGAACATGGACTATCTGGACGCTGCATTGAATGAGTCTCTCAGGTTGTATCCTGTCGCTGCTCGGCTGGAAAGAGTCTGCAAGAAAACCGTGGAGATCAACGGCTGCACCATACCCAAGGATGCAGTCGTCATGATACCAATCTACTCCCTTCATAGAGACCCCGAATACTGGCCTGACCCGGACACCTTTAACCCAGAGAG GTTCACTAAGGGTAACAAGGAGCTCATAGACCCCTACGTGTTCATGCCCTTTGGGGCAGGACCCAGGAACTGCATTGGGATGAGGTTCGCTATGATGTCCATGAAGCTGGCCATCGTGGAGATACTGCAAAGTTTCGATGTCAACGTCTGTGCAGAGACAAAG GTTCCTATGGAGCTGGGAGTTACAGCGCTGTTGGCACCTAAAGACACCGTTAAACTCAAATTCACCCCTCGGAGACACAGCACCACTGAACTCTCCAACAACTATGTGAACTCCTAG